Part of the Besnoitia besnoiti strain Bb-Ger1 chromosome Unknown contig00015, whole genome shotgun sequence genome is shown below.
TTTTTGGATGGGAaagccggcgacgcagaacaACAGGATTCAAGGTGATGGAGTGTGCATGCTTCTCTTGTTCTACGCGACACGGTCTCTAACTGAATCGGTCACTTTGGCAGAACGCGGATGTCTTTCTACTCATACACCAAGAGTTGGCATGCCAAGGTGGGATTTTCGATTTAAGAAGCGTTGTCTGTGTTGTTGAGTTGGGTGCAGCGACGGTCGTGCCCCGTACACCTTTCTGCTGCATGGtgccgcagaaaaaaaatcACTGCAAGTATGATACCGACGATAATCTCGATCTGCAGTAGCTGAGGAGATTGTCTGTTCGTCCTTCTTTTCTCACGCAGGCTTTCTCTGTTGTCAGTTGAATATCGTGCGCCAGGAGTCCGCTGCGCAAGCTGTACGCATGGATAAAGATATGCCTATTCCCACCGTGTCTGTGACACACCAGTTGTGTCGGCATTCGGCTCGCCAGCTCGCACAGCGTGGCCGCAGCGTTTGACACCGACCCTTATTTTGCAGCATCGTCTGTCTCTTTTGTTCTACGCAAGCATAAATTGAGGTTTCCAAGGATGGGAGTGTGGCTGGCGTGTGCGTTCCGCGCTTGAGATCCGGTGTCGCGTTTTTGGTCACCCCTTTCACACCACTATGGCGAGCCCTCCCGCGTCTGTAGAAGGATTTTTTGAAGCTCGAACGTGCGCAAATGTCGGGATGGCTTTCTCCGGCAGCCCacgcccttcttcgccgtcgccgtcgtctttgCGGGGGGAGAAAGTGATGCGGCTTCCAAGGTTCCATCCTCTTCGGCTCTTCAGCGCCGAGCTGACGAGCGCCGGGCGCGAACAGTGTCGGTGGCTGAGGCGCCGGGGGGGGCGAACTCCAGATTGCGAGAACGATAACGCCATCCTCATCGTCGTCGCGATCATCTACAGTGTTGGCGGGTCTCAAGCTTCACGCGGGGCAGCTGTCTCTTCTACGAGCGAAGAAAGTTTTTCGATTGCCAGAGTCTGAAGCCATCGCGTTGGATCAGCAAAAGTACACGCAGGCGCTTTCGCATATCATCAGTCGGGATTACTATCCTGATCTGCCCATGCTCAAGCTTCTACATGCGCTTCTTGAGGTACCTTTTGCGGCTGCATCGCAGGATCTCAttgaggagacagcggaacACCGTATAGGCGTGGTTTGCGGGGTTTGAGATCGTGCGCCTTTCCCAGCTTTTTCGGTACTCATGCTGATGATTTCGGCATAATTCTACATCGTAATTACCCCGGACTTTCACATATTTGGCCAGTGTGGTACCGTGCAAGGCATGACGCAGCGGCTCGAAGCAGCCTCTGGCACTGAGTGGGCGTCTGGTCAGAGGCGTGTTGGTGTCTGTATGCTGCAGGTTTTCTTTTGCGGAGGCTGTTTACGCGGAGCCTCAAATGTCTTTTCGCTGCATGTCATGTGTGTTTTTAGGCTGAACGACGGAGGGATGTGCATGCAGCGGtacagctgctgcgtcgaATTCGCGCGCTCACGCCTGCTAGCGTCGTGAATCGACAGGGCGCTTTCGGGACGTGCTGTGGACCTTCGCCACAGTACACTGCGCTGGGCACTCCGGggctgtcttcttcgtcgtcagCCGGAGAAGCTGCACGCGAGCAACCGACAAGCGAAGAACGAGTCTCCTGTTCAGCTCCAAGCGAGTCTGCATTgccagcgagcgcgacgcgaccTGCAGACACGACGGAGTCGCCTCCACGTCGTGATGCGGAAAACAGGAGGGCTCGTCCAGCGGAGTCTCTGCCAAGCCAGGCTGGAGCCGCGGGCCACGAACGAgaagccgagagagacgcttcgccgtcgccggcatATGCGGAAGCAGAcccgaggcgaaggcgagggaggcaggGGAGTGCCCTTCTCGACCCCGAGGTCAAAGAGAATGAGGAAATCCGCTggaagcgaagacgcagaggtgATGGGCGCTATGAGGACAGTCCAGGGCCCAGCGTGTCTGAGGCTGGAagtccgctgcgcctgcgcagaggtCCCGCAGCCGACGACACGCCAGTGATGTCCTCAGGAGTGTCGTCgcacgcgcgaagaaggTCCCTGACGCGCGTgggacgaggagacgacaTCATTGTACCTCAAGGTGCTGGGAAGCTGCACCGCGTGCGAACTGAGCTGCGATTGGATGCGTTTCTCAGTCGATACACCAGCACGGACAACAAGAGCTTCTCAGAGTTGGTGAAGCTCGAGAAAatcgagaaagagaagagccAGCGGTGGATAGACTCGACTCAGGAGGAGCACAACGCACGCATGATAGAAATCCAGAAGAAGACTGTGACCGGGGAACACGCGGGGCAGCTTGCGGTCGGATTCTTCTCCTCCAGAAACAATTTGTACTACAAAAACTGCGACGTCGTCGACGCACACCGACAGCCTTACGAGTAAGCAAGCGCTGGAACGCGGTCCTCTGCGATGCTGTCGAGATCGCATTGGTGTGACCGCATCTCTGCGACTTGGCTGCAGCCGTGCGCACTGGTCGGGCAAACAGGGAGCCTCACACCCTCTGCGCGGTGTTTCCGCGACTGGTGCCACCGGAGTAGTTCCTGGGGCCCTTCGCTGTCGGTGCGCGGACGCACGGgtccgcggaggcctcgctgTCAGGTCGCAGTGGTGCGGCCGTGAAGCCGTCTTGGAAAGAAAGCGCAAAGTGTCTCTAAACGATGAGCGGCGCAAAGCCGTTCTCTTGGTTTCAAACATCTTTCAGCGAAGGAGTGCCCGTGGCGAAGGCTCTGTTGTTGCCCTGGTGTGAAACGTTGGCTTGTGCTCTACCGTGCCCTCGAGTCCGTTTTTTCGTTGCAGTGAGACAGCCAGCGCTATCGCTTTCAGAAGCTTCTCTAGCATCGCCGTGCTTTGCAGCTTGTCGCGTGTCTGCAGGCTGAATCGGCGAAGTGGAGAGATCAACAACGTGAATACGCGCTATTGTACATCCGAGAGACAACGCCAGCATGCACTCTATTCTCGCCAAgtcgagaagaagcagcaccTCGCGGCGACCGAAGAGCAACGGAAGGCTCtggaggcctccgcagcggagaccCCCTTCCctcgagaggagagggaaaAGCAAGAAGAGGCAACCATCAAGAAGGCCTCCGACACCGCGGTCGCTCTCCCAGGCCCCGTCAGCGGCTATGGCAACGTGGACTTGGCTCTGCGGACGAACGAGGAACCGCAGCTTCCAACTGTGACGTGGGGTAAGCCCAAAGAAGCGCCATGAGCCCGTATATGCGGCAGACTGTCGGCGCCTTCACCCTCGCCTTGCCTCCGCAGGTTCGAGGGTGGCGGCGCCCTGTCGGCGGACAGTGTGGAAGATGGTGGGGGGGGGtgtgggaggggggggaggcttTCGCGGTTCCTTTGGTGGATGTGGTATTGGGCAGTACAGTTTTGCcgtgtggcggcggcgagtggcgggtgctgcatgcgcgtttcGCTGTCTGCTCTGGCGTTTCCTGTCGTCGTCAGGTGAACTCCTGAgctcgcccgccctcgctcaGGCTGCCAGCCCCTCGACGCCCTTTCTGCAGTCGTCAATCTTCGAGCCGTGCCCGGTGAACTCGTACGCGGGCGTGTCGGGGCAATTGGCCAACACGGTGAACCTCGCTACCTTCAAGATGCCAGATCCGCTgccgcgagagaaggcgctcgcgcggcttcaggATCGTGCGTCGGCTCGCGTGCGGGAGCAGCAGCTcaagcgccagcagctggtCGGCGCGGCTGTGGGGCAGGGGTCTCCTCGTTGCCGCTTGGCGGCTGCTCGGGCAGCGGCAGTGGTCCTGGGACGCGCCGGCAGGAGCGGAAGGAGCGGCTCCTCGATAGGCTTGGCCGCCGTTCGACGAAGCaccggcagcgcgagccgaTCGAGCGAAGAGGTCCAAAGAATCTTGCGCCTTGCGACAGGGTCGCGTGACGGAGAcatgcgaggcagcgagacagcgtcgcgcagcagacgtAAGAAGACGGGGCTTCACAGAATCCTAACAAAGGAACTCCAAGTTGGGGTGGCGGGGTCCGATGCTCACGCGCCGCATCGTATCCACTGCTGGTAGATCCCGTAGTCGCGAGATATTGCCTGGATAAGTGGTAGACGTTGAAGTGCCTTGCAGCAGGACGCAGCGTGCGCACTGCTCGCCAATCGCGGCATAGGGTgacccgcctccgcgcagaaGACTTCACCCACGACAGCTGACAAGGTTGCATCTGTCTCCTTTGTAGAATGTGTTCTTCATCCCGCTAGTCCAGTTAGTTCTGGTTCTCtacggcgcagagggagtGCAGTTTGCACGGTGACGCAGCACCCAGCCCTCCTTAGCGGTTCAGCGTGCATTTGTCGGATTATTGCCATTTGGTTCAGTAGTTTCCTCAGTCGGGCGGAGGTCTCTGTTGGCCGTCGCGATTCGCGCTCGCGTCCCGCCGACTGCCCGTACTGAGTCGCGGAGCTTTGTTTTTGCAAACTGCCTGTGTGTGTTTGAAGGACACGGCGCGTCTTCCGTGGCCTCCTCGGGGCTTGTCAGGAGCACAGATCCTGGAGATTTGTGCTTATCCTCTCGAGCTTCAAGTCCACCATCGACCTCGAAGCCCGCCACCTCAGAGTCGGCGGTCTCATTTGGAGCTAACGCGCAACGGGAAGGTGATGACCGTGAGCTGCTTACAGCGGGGCTATTGTGAGGTGGGAGCTGGCTGGCGACGCTGAAGGCATGCTGGGTGAACGGCGTCTTATTCCGTGTCACGGTTGGTGACGTACTGTACAGGGTTGCGCACCGCTGCGCCACGTGGGATTcatctgcgtgcgcgtgcaATTCGTGTAACTATTACGTGTCAGTAGACGCGTGTACCAGCCAGGGAGGCCATTGAGGCCATTGCGGCGATAGCATAGCGCCCGTGATCGAGCGGCGCCACGGGATACTATCAACTGTCTTGGGATGGGAGGAGGACTCGCTAAATCGCTCTTGTCAGTCGAGCAGCCTGAAGGAGAAATTCGTGCGTCTCGGCCCTTGGCCGGTAGACAGCACCATCAGAGTGTGCATGTTCTAGGCAGTAGGAAACCCAGATAAAACGTCCACCTCTGCGTTTAGATGGTTAATCCGAATGCCATTGGTTTTTTGCAGAGAGGAACAGTGCGAAGCAGGGCACTACTCGCCGTTGAGCGTCGTCCGCAGAGATCGCACAGTAATGCGCTCCTGTCATGCCTCGCGAAGGCTCATGCCGTTCGGCAGAGTGGGTTTTGAGACAACGACGAACCGCGACCGCGCACAGTTCTGTTGCGACAGTCAAACTGGATATCTCCTCTCAAACACTCAAACGAAAAGGCAGGCAGGTCGTCATGCGATGCGGCCGTATGTGGCCGGCGCAGTGGATGCACATTCGCTGACTTGGACGGATACGCCACTCTATGTAAATTGAGTCCTGGACAGTGGGATTACGAGCGACTCATGAGAGATGTGGTGCGGATGTGAGTGCTTCAGCATAGCtaggggggggtgggggggggtaGATTTGCCCTGGTTACTGAATTTTAGGCAGGCACTGAACTAGTTTCGTAGCATACAACATATATGTGCGCGGAAAAGAGAACCTGAAAAAGCCTTGGCACATCTGCGCGAGCAGGCTGGAAAGTACCGGCAGACGATGATCACGAGCTCTGGTTGAAAATCATGGCCAGGATACAGCCACGTGGTGCCGCAGAAGAAACTTTTTTGAGCTCTTCTGGAAGCATGGCCTGAGTACCTAAGAAAAAGGAGCGCATCATCTTTTTCTTTCAAAGGGGGGTGGGAGGGTGTGGAGACAGTCCCTGCGGTTCTCCGTCCCGTGTAGGAGCCGGCTGGTGTACGTGATGTTAACGCAAACGGTGCTCACGTTTGCCACGAACTCATACGCGTGTAACAAGTGTAGCGTACCCTGAGACCCTGCCTCAAGCCCGAATCTCTGCAGCGTCAAAAACCTTTTGACGGCACTGGGAAGTGATTcatcagcagcagcagcacgtcTAATTTCATTGAAAAAGCTCGTGTCTGTTTCTGTTAGCATCAGAACCTGGGGGTGGCATTTTCAGCGATGAACGCATGTTGCGTCATCTGCATTCCGACGCTGGTGTCGCACGAGTGATGTCACAGTCTCAGGCTATACATTAATCTCTGCAGCCCCAAATCAAAAATCCTGCGTTATCTAACTCCTCACACGGCACGACTAGCCTAAAGGATACAATGGCGGGTGTGTGTAAGCAGCAGATGCGCCGCAAGGCTTTGCTTGGGGGGTTGTTGGAAGCGGGCAAAAAGTGAGATAGGTGCCTTGCTCCAGAGGTGACAGTACTGAAGAATAAACGTAGACAGGACGCTCTGCTCTTTTCCTTTCGGTTCAGCTGCCCGTAGCGCGTTCGGATGTCTCTGCGCGGACCACAGGTATATGTTAGGCTCATCACTTCTTGTTTTTTCCAGGTTTTTCTTCTTATGCACCACCACTTGCCGGTTGTGTGTAGCAGTTTGATAACAGGTTTCTCCAAGTGTCCTCCTTTTCAACATGGCACGCGGAATCTGTGGTCTCCTTGCTCTTGCGGCACTGAGCGCAaccgtcgctgccgccgccgactcCAACACAGAGTACCCAAACTTCTTGGAGGCCTTCACTCGTCCTGCCGATGCCAGCAAAATGATGGAACGGATGGCACAGACCTTCATCAACGCGGCCACTCAGAATGAAGGCGTGAAGATGATGGAGCGAGCAATTGGCTCTGTCGTCGATCCTACCACTGTCCATAACCTCTTCGTCGAGGCCAACAGAGGTGCCAGATCTTTCTTGAACCCGTTTGAGGCTCTCTGGGGCATGAGCATGAGCCAATTCCAGAACCGTGCTGCTGAAGGCAACGCCGATGGAAGCGTCTCTGAAACGACTCCTCAGCGCGTtttccctttcttcttccccttcacCGGAGCTTCTCCCGCTGCCAAGTACGGCCCCCGCTACGAGTTCCACGACCACATCTACGAATGCGGTGGCAGGCCGTGCGATGAGTCCTGGTCTGTGTCCCACTCGTACTCTCACTCTCACTCTGTTTCCCGGGAAGAGTAAATGACATTGCTCTTTTGGCACTGGAATGGTGACGGGTCACAGAGGCTCCGCATCGGTGAGGAGGGAACTATGTGAACGAGGCAATGCGAGTGCTAAGTGATCGTTTCGTGCTTGCTGTGTAGCAGGTATCAACTGTCTTGAGTGTTTGTGAAAAACCGCACCTCAATAGCTAaatctttcttttctctctgatCCGTGTTATTTCCCCGGATAACTATCGTGCCAGCGCCGTTGACTGCAGTAATAGTCACGTTGTAGATACGTACAATTGAGCAAGTATGCCACACACGCATCTGTAGGCGCAGGTTCCTTTTGGCAAACCTTACCCGGTGCAGCAGCTGGGACACCAAAAGATCAAGGGTCCATAAGCATTATGATTTCGCCTACAGTGAGTCGCTACTTGCATCACAGCACATGCTGAAGATTCTCCACATATCTTCAGGACACAATACCCCTCCAAGTGCAGCTAGTGGGCACACCACGGACTGGGCTTCATCTATATAGTTGTGTAGGGGTATGTCAGCGCTAGTATGCTGAAACCCATCTCACACATCGCATTCCACCGATGGCAGCTGTAAAATTTGATGTAAAAGTGGCCACAGTCCTGTGATAAGGCCCGTGGCCAGTTCTGTgtctcgctcctctgcggaaggcgccCCTCGCACAACGGGCGGTAGGATATCTACTCCACGAAGGGTTTAGAGTGACGAAGATTTCCGGTCCTTCCGCCTGCACCGTATTCGTagagcggctgccgcctgccgccgtccGGATCCAGGGCTTTCCGTAGCAAATGACTCCCTTTCCGCACTGTATATCTGACGTTCCTCCATATTCGCACGGAAGCATTCAGCCAAGGTGACCGCAGGAAGCGGGGCTTTTCCAACGTGGGAACACGCACGTGCCCCTGACCACACAGGCAAAGCCAGCCTGTCGCTTTCTCGTCAGTGCCCCAAGTGTACGGCTTTATCGTTCGAATCCCGGAAGGTACGAAAATAGGCACGCGCGTGAGCATGTTGAGACATACTATTTGGAGGCCTACAAGCCGAGACCGTCACTGTAAAAATCGTGCGCGCTGTGCATTCACACTGCTCCAGCATCTCGTCGCCCCTCATTCCCACGAAGTCGTGTCTGTAGCCGGTAGAAAAGCCTTGAATAAACGCGCATCGAGTTAGTTTGCGTCTTGGAATAGTGAAATTGCCCGTCGAGTTACCTGTGTACTAAACCTGCCGTGAGGGAGTGAAGAGGTATCTCTAAAGGTCTTGTTCAACAAACTCAGAGTCCAGGCGTTCGATGGTTAAACTGGGTATTCCTTCATCTATCTTCGTAGGCGGCATGCGCTTCCGGTGAAAGGTGACTGATTCCCTGGCCTAGTGCAAGTTCGCTATTTCCCTTTCTGGAGAGGTGCTACTGTCGCTCTGAGGAGAGTGTGGCCGCGATAAAGAGCCTCACTGTGTCTACTCAAAGCTGATGCTTCTTCAGCCTCATCTGGTGCGAATTTTTAAGCCTAGCGATTGTGCGAGTGGAAGACTTTTGTTTCTGCTGCGGCTACGCCCGGGATATCGACTCATCGGGAGCCAGCATGGCTAACGTGACGCGCGCTGTACGAGTGGCAGGTAGAGCATTCGCCCAAGACAGGGCCAGCCGTGAAGTCGGATCCCAGGCGACTCTAAGGCTCAGGGTTAGTTACGGGCAGCAGAAGCTCCAGCGTGATCTATCCTGTGACTCGAAGTCTCGCATGACACAAATGCTGTAGCGTGCACTATAGGCTCGGCGGCGAACTCCACGACACCCAAGGGTGGCCTGGTGCCGCCATGCCGGCACTGACTACCAGTTCTGACGTTGTCGGTTGGTGCCTTGACCGCTCTGGATCATGCGTGTCGCAGCGACTGACAAGTTAGCTCTACCCGGTTTTAAGTGGCGTGGAATAAGTCGGCTCGCATCACGAAGTGGGATTTCGAAAAATGCTATGTCGGATCATAGTGCAGGGTGTCGACTGGCGGTAAGCTGCCGCAGATGCTCAGCTGTACTTCTATGATGTCTCCCACAGGGACCTGCAAGGTCGGCCTCGAAGTCCAGTGAGACCGGGGTGAGAATGCGCGACTCGAAAGCTCGTCACTGTTGGATTGGATGTGAATGCATTTCATAGGAGTTGCAGAATGGCTTTTGGCCACATGCAAAAAACAGACCGCACGCTCAAGAACACGCATCACAAAGAGTACGTGCACAGAGCAAGGGAATGACCTGATTTCAGTTCAGACGGGGTCTAGTAGTACCTTGGctgcgggggaggggggaagaaGGGGGGGTATTCGTGATGGTGATGGGGGTGATGCGGCTTGTGCGGGTGGGGATGAGGCCTGTGGGAGGGCGGATGGAAGGGCGGGACGTGCGTGGGCGGCTTCTTTGGCAGGTGGTGGACGTGCTTGTGATACACGTTTTGTGGCTGCGGGGGAATGGGAGGGGGAAAAAGCATCGGAAGGAAGACCCGGGAAGCGGGCGCCTCGGTTGTCTCGCGGGCGACGCTTGTCTGGCTGTCACGCAGCATGCTCAAGAAAGCCTCCACCGGATTGTACGTCACGGTGCTGTGGGTTTCTtccgctgcagcgacggATGGAGAGAAGGCCACCACGCACACTGCCAGAAGCAGGGCCGCCAAACGCACGACCGCGCCGCAGTTGCTCCTGCTCGCCATTATGAAGAAGATAGCGCAGTCGGCGGTTAATTCACCTGAATGTCTTCGGACGTCAAACTCGATcaacagagagcgagaaaaccTGAAGTAAAACTTAGTGACAGGAGAAAAACGGATGCACTCTACGTCGTGACTCCGTGGAACTGACGCAGCTTTGGCCGACGCGTGGGTGGGATCCGACTCAGTTCTggacggcggctgcgccgtaCCCCTTTTGTTCCCTTGCTGGTGCACAGAAGCACGGCACCTATCTATTTTTTGCTCTTGCTCTCGCCCGCGAAATTACAGCCTTTGCAAAGTCACAGTTGAGTCTACCCTGCGGGGGTTGGTCGGGGCCTAGGCAAGAGATTTACTGTAAGTGATGGGAATCAAGTTAAATTCTGAACCATATTTATAGGACTGCTAAACAAGGAGTGACCAAAATTGAAATTTTAAGCAATAAAATAAGTGATTTTTCGCAATGCAGTATACCGAACCGCCTCTTCAAAAAAGGGCAAGAATAATCCGCGCTGTTGAGCTTCCGCTGACTGGCAGGGCCAAAAGTCAGTCAAAGGATTTTTACCCGTTTCGTTTGCTTTTTGAAGCAGCTTGTATTTCACATTCAGGTGACGGAATGATCTTTCTCTGCACCCCACCACCGCGGTACCTATGCCTCCCGAGGCCGCTCTGGAACTCCCGGTCGGGATGTCTCCGCGCCACTTACGCATCAACACGGAGCGAACTAGGCAATTTTCCTTGGGTGCGGGCAAGAGGCTTTCTTGGGGTTGACCAGTGAAATGGTGGCGCGGGTGTCCTGGGAATGAGACCGTACTCGACCCCACACGGACAAAACTGCTACGGCGTAATTGCCGCGACCTCCACGTTCTGCCTTAAGCAACAGCCGTCACTACCTTAAACGCCGACAGCCCATTCCTGCGGCATGAATTTGTGGCGAGGTGGTCTTGGCAACTCTCGGAAACCAGGCAGGATTCCGCGGCCAAAAGCAAGGCTTCGGCACCGAAGGAACCTAGTGAGCCACGCTGCAGTTGCTTCCCTATTTATCGGTGCACAGCCGTAGAAAAAAGGGGTCGAAAACACAGTTTCTCGAATTTGATATCAACAGCGGTCGAGTTACCAGCCGAGAGCCCCACGCGGAATCGGTGCACATTTGTATCGGTCTGTGGGCGCTAGCAGTCTGCGTAGAGGCCTCCCCGCTTTGCGAATCCTCGCTGACAGGTATATTCTCTTCAATGTTCTGATTTCATGCAAATAACAAAGTGATGGTCCGAATGCACGAGGCGTCAGGCGATCGCTGATTTCCGAGAAACTCGTGCGCCTGGCGTGACGTCATGACTGTCCTAGGTGCGAGCCTCACAACAACGGTGCGCCGACAAACCTGTCAAGCTGACCATGGTACTACAACCTTCCATTCCTGGAAAGATGCACCATCGAATTGCTTTCAGTTCGTGCCACTCACAGTGGATCACCGAAGGTTACACGATCTTCAGTGGACTCAGCCCCGGCCTGCCGCAGTTGTTCTATGCGACACTCTCACATGGAAGCATCAAATGCTGGGGCTAGTTGGCTGGTGGAAACAGTGTTGTTGTCATTCGCCTGTGTGTGGCAGTGAATGGTACCTGTATACTTCATGGTGCATATGAGGGAGGGAAGGCATGTGCTCGTGGAGTAAATACGTTGGAGTGCACGCTGCGCAACGTCGTCGTTACCAAGACCTTGACAACGCTGTGCAAGGAACACAAATAAGAACTCCCGCGTCGACTGGAAAAAATGCATCTGGAGCCGTCACTACTTACGTCAAGTAACGAACGCGTATGCCCCGTATTTGGTCGAAGGCTTCACTGGCA
Proteins encoded:
- a CDS encoding uncharacterized protein (encoded by transcript BESB_028600); its protein translation is MLKLLHALLEAERRRDVHAAVQLLRRIRALTPASVVNRQGAFGTCCGPSPQYTALGTPGLSSSSSAGEAAREQPTSEERVSCSAPSESALPASATRPADTTESPPRRDAENRRARPAESLPSQAGAAGHEREAERDASPSPAYAEADPRRRRGRQGSALLDPEVKENEEIRWKRRRRGDGRYEDSPGPSVSEAGSPLRLRRGPAADDTPVMSSGVSSHARRRSLTRVGRGDDIIVPQGAGKLHRVRTELRLDAFLSRYTSTDNKSFSELVKLEKIEKEKSQRWIDSTQEEHNARMIEIQKKTVTGEHAGQLAVGFFSSRNNLYYKNCDVVDAHRQPYELNRRSGEINNVNTRYCTSERQRQHALYSRQVEKKQHLAATEEQRKALEASAAETPFPREEREKQEEATIKKASDTAVALPGPVSGYGNVDLALRTNEEPQLPTVTWGELLSSPALAQAASPSTPFLQSSIFEPCPVNSYAGVSGQLANTVNLATFKMPDPLPREKALARLQDRASARVREQQLKRQQLVGAAVGQGSPRCRLAAARAAAVVLGRAGRSGRSGSSIGLAAVRRSTGSASRSSEEVQRILRLATGSRDGDMRGSETASRSRRKKTGLHRILTKELQVGVAGSDAHAPHRIHCW
- a CDS encoding uncharacterized protein (encoded by transcript BESB_028610), with the protein product MARGICGLLALAALSATVAAAADSNTEYPNFLEAFTRPADASKMMERMAQTFINAATQNEGVKMMERAIGSVVDPTTVHNLFVEANRGARSFLNPFEALWGMSMSQFQNRAAEGNADGSVSETTPQRVFPFFFPFTGASPAAKYGPRYEFHDHIYECGGRPCDESWSVSHSYSHSHSVSREE
- a CDS encoding uncharacterized protein (encoded by transcript BESB_028620), coding for MASRSNCGAVVRLAALLLAVCVVAFSPSVAAAEETHSTVTYNPVEAFLSMLRDSQTSVARETTEAPASRVFLPMLFPPPIPPQPQNVYHKHVHHLPKKPPTHVPPFHPPSHRPHPHPHKPHHPHHHHEYPPFFPPPPQPRYY